Proteins from one Coffea arabica cultivar ET-39 chromosome 8c, Coffea Arabica ET-39 HiFi, whole genome shotgun sequence genomic window:
- the LOC140004035 gene encoding uncharacterized protein: protein METNNNTVEENPPPKSSAPLIPISSICIELPPAPVVVRQPGNCHDNFCLREYVLEKRSTNPSGSGLFSPDDPIGSMEQLPPMEVPRFRFWRCTDCVSEFESTTAKVLQETQEGAATLNTEGIQAVNANVCLNANTVEGSLSLARMDEMGAVDDKNETNEPVEDAAETNINGVAVETREDTPSGHVNVPAQEVTADANISAPSELHESADQNARDTRNTAPADPESEQCRDHENATGMPRKKVRKVRLLTDLLGEKSSSRCGAREAVPLEPSRPENTGSEGQINPSKDIHSSVRSPLRKTKPVGEEDERNDPTNVAVNTKASRRDTGKAIMMVEARDSEEEVNACGGEGLFIGTKSERLRHRRSSTTPALGRQNSKQPQVLDCGTIPSLTRRVQAPSEAGNFGNLQSAEQREHGHIDLASGGLNPLLSLNNAAEGLDLSLDIFAKKAINQSSEGVRKAGMLFGKPLTPNQSDGYQRRSPQFDLNERASHKEMDFLQLGFNGKSSGVPGNLKESDHKADDIPMDIVELLAKQQYERRNGDAGASSGPSGAHVTSNTARGFLEVGEIRTVGQFVKEFPNFPSFRGVNSRSGISTASNYIGSAKGNSTNFSHMGRNNFKLFQGGENQLNSIFTAFAHNQHKQYGGVQVPATTSVRPDLPCSEPVDPLLLSGPTKLSFELGVQQKLPGEQHKGKTISDIKADELKRTEEARLMLSKPGDTIVSSKERGPLDAYANDSIPAMQLLSLMDGRPSGATFHLGSSKIVDKPFAPCSYHPRFSTNERQDFLNRSFLSSPSHPKETSGLRISYSDIYQRSRPLPAVLPGQISFKTPEQEKPREKSKKSGSGTGFGPSSSRGKDKQTATLHASDSIVHPQKHHRLEGPRRFNLEASGITGGVGRANGVSSEGECGWNRNPADFSLPVAGNEYTICARDLKFRKRNASREKRSSVKANGAKRQRKAKSGTEPQ, encoded by the exons ATGGAGACAAATAACAACACAGTGGAAGAAAATCCTCCACCCAAGTCTTCAGCACCTCTTATTCCAATCAGTTCAATTTGTATAGAACTACCACCAGCTCCAGTGGTGGTTAGGCAGCCCGGAAATTGTCATGACAACTTTTGTTTACG TGAGTATGTACTTGAAAAGAGGAGCACTAATCCCAGTGGTTCCGGGCTGTTTTCACCGGATGACCCCATCGGTTCCATGGAACAACTTCCACCGATGGAGGTCCCGAGATTTAGATTTTGGCGCTGCACAGATTGTGTTAGTGAATTCGAGAGCACTACTG CTAAAGTGCTCCAGGAAACACAGGAAGGTGCTGCAACACTAAATACTGAGGGCATTCAAGCTGTTAATGCGAACGTTTGCTTGAATGCAAATACAGTAGAAGGTTCGTTATCACTAGCTAGAATGGATGAGATGGGTGCTGTAG ATGATAAAAATGAGACAAATGAACCAGTGGAGGATGCAGCTGAAACTAATATAAATGGAGTAGCTGTTGAGACAAGAGAAGATACTCCTAGTG GTCATGTCAATGTACCAGCACAAGAAGTTACTGCTGATGCCAATATCAGTGCTCCAAGTGAGCTGCACGAATCTGCTGATCAGAATGCTCGTGACACACGTAACACTGCACCAGCTGATCCTGAAAGTGAACAGTGCCGGGACCATGAAAATGCAACTGGTATGCCGCGTAAAAAAGTTAGAAAGGTCCGGTTGTTGACGGACCTTCTGGGTGAAAAGAGCAGTTCAAGATGTGGTGCGAGAGAAGCTGTGCCACTTGAACCTTCTAGGCCAGAGAACACCGGGTCTGAGGGTCAGATTAATCCCAGCAAAGACATTCATAGCAGTGTCCGTAGTCCTCTCAGAAAAACTAAGCCTGTTGGGGAAGAAGACGAGAGAAATGATCCCACCAACGTGGCAGTAAACACTAAGGCTTCCAGGAGAGATACTGGGAAAGCCATTATGATGGTGGAAGCCCGTGACTCAGAAGAGGAAGTGAATGCCTGTGGTGGAGAAGGATTATTCATTGGAACAAAGAGCGAACGGTTGAGGCACAGACGCAGCAGCACAACTCCTGCACTTGGTAGGCAAAATAGCAAGCAGCCTCAAGTACTTGATTGTGGTACCATTCCATCTTTGACAAGACGAGTACAGGCTCCTTCAGAAGCTGGGAATTTTGGGAATCTCCAGTCTGCTGAACAAAGAGAGCACGGTCATATTGATTTGGCATCTGGAGGGTTAAATCCACTACTATCTCTCAACAATGCTGCTGAAGGACTTGATCTTTCTCTCGACATTTTTGCTAAGAAAGCTATCAATCAAAGCAGTGAGGGTGTTAGGAAGGCTGGGATGCTTTTTGGGAAACCTCTTACACCGAATCAGTCTGATGGATATCAGAGAAGAAGTCCCCAGTTTGATCTCAATGAGAGAGCTTCACATAAGGAAATG GATTTTCTCCAGCTGGGTTTCAATGGAAAAAGCTCTGGAGTTCCAGGAAATTTGAAAGAAAGTGATCACAAGGCAGATGATATCCCCATGGACATCGTTGAGCTACTGGCGAAGCAGCAGTATGAAAGGAGGAATGGAGATGCAGGAGCAAGTTCTGGACCTTCTGGTGCTCATGTGACCAGCAACACAGCAAGGGGGTTTCTTGAGGTAGGCGAGATAAGGACTGTGGGGCAGTTCGTAAAGGAATTTCCCAACTTCCCTAGCTTCCGAGGTGTTAACTCGCGAAGTGGGATTTCTACAGCAAGCAATTACATAGGGTCTGCTAAGGGAAACTCCACTAATTTCTCGCACATGGGAAGAAACAATTTCAAATTGTTCCAAGGAGGGGAAAATCAACTCAACAGCATTTTCACGGCTTTCGCACATAACCAGCACAAACAATATGGCGGAGTTCAAGTTCCTGCTACTACTTCCGTGAGGCCTGATTTGCCGTGCAGTGAACCTGTGGACCCTTTATTGTTATCAGGACCTACCAAATTGTCTTTTGAACTTGGGGTGCAACAGAAGCTTCCTGGTGAGCAACATAAAGGCAAAACTATCAGCGACATCAAGGCAGATGAGCTTAAAAGAACTGAGGAAGCTAGGCTAATGTTATCTAAACCAGGAGATACCATTGTTAGCTCAAAAGAAAGGGGCCCACTAGATGCCTATGCTAATGATAGCATTCCAGCAATGCAGCTACTAAGTCTCATGGATGGGCGGCCATCAGGAGCTACTTTCCATTTGGGCTCAAGCAAGATCGTGGACAAGCCATTTGCTCCCTGCAGTTATCACCCCAGGTTCAGCACAAATGAGAGACAGGATTTCCTGAACCGGTCCTTCCTTTCAAGCCCAAGTCACCCAAAGGAAACTTCTGGCCTCAGGATTTCTTATTCTGATATCTACCAAAGATCGAGGCCGCTTCCAGCTGTTTTACCTG GTCAAATATCTTTCAAAACTCCAGAACAAGAGAAGCCAAGGGAGAAATCAAAAAAGAGTGGGTCTGGCACTGGTTTTGGTCCGAGCTCTTCTCGTGGCAAGGACAAGCAAACAGCAACTCTTCATGCTTCAGATTCGATTGTGCATCCTCAGAAGCATCACAGACTTGAAGGTCCACGGAGGTTCAACTTGGAGGCCTCTGGTATAACGGGAGGAGTTGGGCGAGCAAATGGCGTGTCATCAGAGGGGGAATGTGGTTGGAACAGAAATCCTGCTGATTTTAGCTTGCCTGTAGCAGGAAATGAATACACAATCTGTGCAAGGGATCTGAAATTTCGgaagaggaatgcatcaagggAGAAGCGTTCAAGCGTTAAAGCTAATGGTGCAAAGAGGCAGAGGAAGGCCAAGTCTGGGACTGAGCCTCAATAG